One stretch of Legionella birminghamensis DNA includes these proteins:
- a CDS encoding efflux RND transporter periplasmic adaptor subunit — MRLFKFITYLFFLALLSGCGDDSPASHGGQSYVVKPEPMKKTLAFTGIIQPLKENTLSSSMDAIIETMNFHYGQLVHKGDVVVVLNSNELQKQYNEILTDYLKAKDSYNIAKAKFSGTQELWDAGLLSKNNYLSEKSSLDTARITLMQATRKLSEILEKMDEGADLSSLSLSEFDKVRQALNTNHNLIQLKAPETGILLYPPKSGDDKTGRLTVGSAVKSGQAIALIGDMSGISVEIDVPEVDIDKIHPGMKATVSGVALGQEALSGELVAVNAQATANGGALPSFSAIVEVKHLSKAQQALIKVGMSASIELSTEEERHLLIPIAAVSQDNGRSMVNLRQADGTISRQPIATGASQVDKVSVVAGLKEGDVIVYD, encoded by the coding sequence ATGAGACTTTTTAAATTTATAACGTATTTATTTTTTCTGGCCTTATTGAGCGGCTGCGGTGACGACTCCCCTGCAAGCCACGGTGGGCAAAGCTATGTGGTGAAACCGGAACCCATGAAAAAAACATTGGCTTTTACCGGAATTATCCAGCCCTTGAAAGAAAACACCCTGAGCAGTTCAATGGATGCAATCATTGAAACAATGAATTTTCACTACGGTCAATTAGTTCATAAGGGTGATGTGGTTGTGGTGCTTAATTCCAATGAATTACAAAAGCAATACAATGAAATTTTGACTGACTATCTGAAAGCCAAGGATAGCTATAACATTGCCAAGGCGAAGTTTAGCGGCACGCAGGAGCTCTGGGATGCCGGCTTATTATCAAAAAATAATTATCTTAGTGAAAAATCAAGCCTTGATACAGCGCGCATCACTTTGATGCAGGCGACTCGTAAATTAAGCGAGATACTGGAAAAAATGGATGAGGGTGCGGATTTATCCAGCTTAAGTCTGTCGGAGTTTGATAAAGTCAGACAAGCCTTAAACACTAATCACAATCTAATCCAGCTTAAGGCGCCGGAAACCGGTATCCTGCTTTATCCTCCGAAAAGCGGCGATGACAAGACCGGGCGCTTGACAGTCGGCTCTGCGGTCAAATCAGGGCAGGCCATTGCTTTGATTGGCGATATGAGCGGCATCAGTGTGGAAATTGATGTGCCCGAGGTGGACATTGATAAAATACACCCTGGAATGAAAGCCACTGTATCTGGTGTCGCTCTGGGGCAGGAAGCATTGAGCGGGGAGCTGGTGGCGGTCAACGCCCAGGCCACGGCGAATGGCGGTGCCCTGCCCTCATTCAGCGCTATTGTTGAAGTAAAGCATTTAAGCAAGGCACAGCAGGCGCTGATTAAAGTAGGGATGAGTGCTTCTATTGAGCTCTCCACAGAAGAAGAGAGGCATCTACTCATTCCCATTGCCGCCGTTTCCCAGGATAATGGCCGCAGCATGGTCAATCTGCGTCAGGCGGACGGCACAATCAGTAGACAGCCCATTGCAACAGGTGCTTCTCAAGTGGATAAAGTAAGCGTTGTCGCTGGCTTGAAGGAGGGGGACGTAATCGTTTATGACTAA